The sequence below is a genomic window from Sorangiineae bacterium MSr12523.
GAAGCACCTCGTCAAATGGCTTAGTCTGTCGCGACTTGCCTTTCTGAGCATCCTATGCGCCCTCTGATTTTATCGATCCTCGTCGTCCTCATCGTCTCGATTCCAGGCTTTTTCGGCTGGCAGATTCAACGCGCGGGCACTCCTGCCTTCTGGGCCCTGGTGGTGACCCCCACGCTTCTTCTCGCGGTATTTGCGGCCGTTCGCGCCCAGCGCCACGAGGAGTTGCGCGAATGGATCCGGCCGCGGTGGGGCGACGCAACCGTCGGAGTGCTCAGCGGCGTAGTCCTGGTTGCAGTAGCGTATTATTTTACGCGGATCGTGACCCCCGTGGGCGGGCCGCGCGAAGTGTGGCTAGCCCGGCTTTATCTGCAAATTGGCGACTTATCGTGGCTTCGGCAACACACGGGCGCCGTGGCTGCGCTGGTCATCACCGCCTCGATTGCGGAGGAGCTCGTCTGGCGAGGCCTGGTCACCACCTTGCTGGCGGAGCAGTGGGGATCGCGCACGGCGTGGATCGCGTCCGCCTTTTTCTACGCGGCGGCGCACCTTCCCGCGGCGTGGGCTCTCAGCGATCCCAGGGCAGGGGTGAATCTGCTTTTGCCCATTGGGGCACTGGGGGCGGGGCTCGTTTGGGGCGCGGTGGTGCGCATGAAAGGCGGTAGTCTGGTGGCAGCAATGATTGCACATGCACTCTTCGACTGGTGCATGGTGGTGATGTTTCCTTTGTGGGGGACGGGCCTCTGATCACCGGGCCGCTCCGCCGCGACGCCGTCGAGCTTTCGCACTGGCTCGAATCGGCCTACCCCGCACTCGGGCCCTCGCTCCGCAGCCGGCCCGAGGACGTCTCGTACATCGCCAACT
It includes:
- a CDS encoding CPBP family intramembrane metalloprotease; the encoded protein is MRPLILSILVVLIVSIPGFFGWQIQRAGTPAFWALVVTPTLLLAVFAAVRAQRHEELREWIRPRWGDATVGVLSGVVLVAVAYYFTRIVTPVGGPREVWLARLYLQIGDLSWLRQHTGAVAALVITASIAEELVWRGLVTTLLAEQWGSRTAWIASAFFYAAAHLPAAWALSDPRAGVNLLLPIGALGAGLVWGAVVRMKGGSLVAAMIAHALFDWCMVVMFPLWGTGL